One genomic window of Sulfurovum lithotrophicum includes the following:
- a CDS encoding helix-turn-helix domain-containing protein gives MTVTIPNYMIERNEPTLVHLGNDLYLEQMRTHTQKILVRNTMHGLTLVESGYKEVEMNTQSTVIEKEHAVFFAQGNYFSNQNSSDYRTLTLFFDDTYIINLLKKYRIAPQGTAKRIEVIPYGTSDTIRILIESIQVTAREKKPHFKTLLKLKTELLFLEFYQHAPRQLASFFQHVTETSNERMRYILEENIDILYTVTDMHTLLRMGPSHFHTQFVKHFGVSPKTWLDKKRMEKAMFLLTSSEKSIKEIAAECGYSTSSWFIVQFKKYCKTTPREFRVENRYK, from the coding sequence ATGACAGTCACGATCCCCAACTATATGATAGAAAGAAACGAACCGACACTTGTTCATCTTGGCAACGATCTTTACCTGGAACAGATGCGGACCCATACCCAAAAGATACTTGTCCGCAATACGATGCATGGTCTCACGCTCGTAGAATCCGGATACAAAGAGGTGGAAATGAACACCCAAAGTACTGTCATCGAAAAAGAACATGCCGTATTTTTTGCACAGGGAAACTACTTCAGCAACCAAAACTCCTCTGATTACAGAACACTCACTCTCTTTTTTGATGATACCTACATAATCAATCTGCTCAAGAAATACCGGATCGCGCCGCAAGGTACTGCAAAGCGCATTGAAGTCATTCCCTACGGTACATCCGATACCATCAGAATACTCATCGAATCCATTCAAGTTACTGCCAGAGAGAAGAAACCCCATTTCAAAACCCTGCTCAAACTCAAAACGGAACTACTTTTTTTGGAATTCTACCAACACGCACCCCGTCAACTCGCATCTTTCTTCCAGCATGTAACTGAAACCTCAAACGAGCGTATGCGTTATATTCTGGAAGAGAATATCGACATTCTCTACACCGTTACCGATATGCATACGCTCCTGCGTATGGGCCCTTCACACTTTCATACACAGTTCGTCAAACATTTCGGGGTATCTCCCAAAACATGGCTGGACAAAAAACGTATGGAGAAGGCAATGTTCCTTCTGACCTCTTCCGAGAAAAGCATCAAGGAGATCGCTGCGGAGTGTGGCTACAGCACTTCTTCCTGGTTTATCGTACAATTC